A region of Faecalibacterium taiwanense DNA encodes the following proteins:
- the atpH gene encoding ATP synthase F1 subunit delta, which translates to MTETARMYGGSLYDLAAEEGLEARILGELDEAVALFKANPDYLHLLSTPSIPKRERCGLLDEALRDQVHLYVLNFLKILCEKGTLRELSGCARAYRVRYNQAHGILEATATTAVAMTEQQAKSLHEKLEKLTGKTIDLKTKVDPAVLGGIRLDIEGTELDGTVQNRLSALRRDIASVTL; encoded by the coding sequence ATGACCGAGACTGCAAGGATGTACGGCGGAAGCCTGTACGATCTGGCGGCGGAGGAAGGGCTGGAGGCCCGCATTCTGGGTGAGCTGGACGAAGCCGTGGCGCTTTTTAAGGCAAACCCGGACTACCTGCATCTGCTCAGCACCCCCAGCATCCCCAAAAGAGAGCGCTGCGGCCTGCTGGATGAAGCACTGCGGGATCAGGTCCACCTCTATGTGCTGAACTTTTTGAAGATCCTGTGCGAGAAGGGCACCCTGCGGGAGCTGTCCGGCTGTGCACGGGCTTACCGTGTGCGCTACAATCAGGCGCACGGCATTCTGGAAGCAACGGCGACCACTGCAGTGGCAATGACGGAGCAGCAGGCAAAGAGCCTGCACGAAAAGCTGGAAAAGCTCACCGGCAAGACCATCGACCTGAAAACAAAGGTCGATCCGGCAGTGCTGGGCGGCATCCGGCTGGATATCGAAGGCACCGAGCTGGACGGCACGGTGCAGAACCGTCTGTCCGCCCTGCGCAGGGATATTGCTTCCGTGACACTGTGA
- the atpF gene encoding F0F1 ATP synthase subunit B, which yields MELYQALITLDGWTFLAQICNLMIQLFIFKKFLLNPVKNVIAERKAKADSQIADATKLRTEAEAMKAEYEQNLQNARTEANEIVANAQKTATARGEEIVGEARAQAAALKQKAEADIAQERKKAVNEVKDEIGGIAMEIASKVVEREISEKDHKDLIDEFIKNVGEAS from the coding sequence ATGGAACTGTACCAGGCGTTGATCACGCTGGACGGCTGGACCTTTCTGGCCCAGATCTGCAACCTGATGATCCAGCTGTTCATCTTCAAAAAGTTCCTGCTGAATCCGGTCAAAAACGTGATCGCAGAGCGCAAGGCGAAGGCAGACAGCCAGATCGCCGATGCCACCAAGCTGCGCACCGAAGCCGAAGCCATGAAGGCAGAGTACGAGCAGAACCTGCAGAATGCCCGCACCGAGGCCAACGAGATCGTTGCCAATGCGCAGAAGACGGCTACCGCCCGCGGCGAAGAGATCGTGGGCGAGGCCCGCGCGCAGGCTGCTGCCCTCAAGCAGAAAGCCGAAGCCGACATTGCGCAGGAGCGCAAGAAGGCCGTGAACGAGGTCAAGGACGAGATCGGCGGCATCGCCATGGAGATCGCCTCCAAGGTGGTGGAGCGTGAGATCAGCGAGAAGGACCACAAGGATCTGATCGACGAATTTATCAAAAATGTGGGTGAAGCATCATGA
- the atpE gene encoding ATP synthase F0 subunit C: MTDFQYLARGIALAGCGIGAGCALIAGIGPGIGEGNAAAAACEAVGRQPECKSDVTSTLILGVALSETTGIYGFVTGLLLIFLAPGMFMKFLA; the protein is encoded by the coding sequence ATGACTGACTTTCAGTACCTCGCTCGTGGTATCGCTCTGGCAGGCTGCGGCATCGGCGCAGGCTGCGCACTGATCGCAGGTATCGGCCCCGGTATCGGCGAAGGCAACGCAGCAGCTGCTGCCTGTGAAGCTGTGGGCCGTCAGCCCGAGTGCAAGAGCGACGTTACCAGCACCCTGATCCTGGGCGTTGCACTTTCCGAGACCACCGGTATTTACGGCTTCGTCACCGGCCTGCTGCTGATCTTCCTGGCACCCGGTATGTTCATGAAGTTCCTGGCATAA
- a CDS encoding F0F1 ATP synthase subunit A: MELNGAKILYTIHTDIPLLGDFKISQTLVSTWIVMALLSGLAIWLGSNLKLENVSKRQAAAEFIVERLDQFVHDNMGYHFDKYIPLIGAIFALSIGCNLISVIGLWSPTADLNTEAAWAIVVFVLIMYYKIKTNGILSYLKGLLDPIFIMAPINVLSEVSTPVSMAFRHFGNILSGTVISTLLYWALASLSHVIFGWLPGALSQIQLFQIGIPAFTGLYFDWFGGCIQAFIFCTLTAIFIKRAAGED; the protein is encoded by the coding sequence ATGGAACTGAACGGCGCAAAGATCCTGTATACCATCCATACGGACATCCCCCTGCTGGGTGATTTCAAGATCTCCCAGACCTTAGTCAGCACCTGGATCGTCATGGCGCTGCTTTCGGGTCTTGCCATCTGGCTGGGCAGCAACCTCAAGCTGGAAAATGTCTCAAAGCGGCAGGCCGCCGCCGAGTTCATCGTAGAACGGCTGGATCAGTTCGTGCACGACAACATGGGCTATCACTTTGATAAGTATATCCCGCTCATCGGCGCGATCTTCGCTCTGAGCATCGGCTGCAACCTCATCAGTGTCATCGGCCTGTGGAGCCCCACAGCCGACCTGAACACCGAGGCGGCGTGGGCCATTGTGGTGTTCGTGCTGATCATGTACTACAAGATCAAGACCAACGGCATCCTTTCCTACCTGAAAGGTCTTTTGGACCCCATCTTCATCATGGCACCCATCAATGTGCTGTCGGAGGTTTCCACCCCCGTCAGTATGGCGTTCCGTCACTTTGGCAACATCTTGTCCGGTACGGTCATTTCCACACTGCTGTACTGGGCGCTGGCAAGCCTGAGCCACGTCATTTTCGGCTGGCTGCCGGGTGCCTTGAGTCAGATCCAGCTGTTCCAGATCGGCATCCCGGCCTTTACGGGCCTGTATTTCGACTGGTTCGGCGGCTGCATTCAGGCGTTCATCTTCTGCACCCTGACCGCAATTTTCATCAAACGTGCTGCCGGTGAGGACTAA